In Prunus dulcis chromosome 1, ALMONDv2, whole genome shotgun sequence, the following are encoded in one genomic region:
- the LOC117612776 gene encoding uncharacterized protein LOC117612776, whose translation MKAAIATGATAKGGFILPYNNSSRTEESHCHSWKKKTVYPNPNSYLPKPPRLLLLVCATANGTNTSTNDLGLGGGGGAKGSGTTARGRRLLKIREEKRKREHDRLHNYPAWAKVLEDACKDDAELRAVLGDSIGNPELMRKRVEERVRKKGRDFSKSKTGSVLAFKVTFRDFNPLDSYIWFEFYGSPSDRDVELFGSVIQSWYVMGRLGAFNSTNLQLANSSMEYNPLYDVDKGFKVMPSSFHDISDVEFQDNWARVWVDLGTADYFAMDVLLNCLTVLSSEYLGIQQIVFGGHRIGDWEEGMTNTDDGYKYFKI comes from the exons ATGAAGGCGGCCATAGCCACAGGAGCCACAGCCAAGGGCGGGTTTATACTCCCGTATAATAATAGTAGTAGAACTGAAGAATCCCACTGTCATtcatggaagaagaaaacgGTCTATCCCAATCCCAATTCCTATCTGCCAAAGCCACCTCGGCTCTTATTACTAGTATGTGCCACTGCCAATGGCACCAATACCAGTACCAATGATCTGGGTCTgggtggcggtggtggtgcCAAAGGCTCAGGAACCACTGCCAGAGGACGCAGACTTCTTAAAATTCgtgaagagaagaggaaacGCGAGCACGATCGCCTTCACAACTACCCTGCCTGGGCCAA AGTGTTGGAAGACGCCTGCAAAGATGATGCTGAGCTGCGAGCGGTTCTTGGAGATAGCATTGGCAACCCTGAGCTCATGAGGAAAAGGGTTGAAGAAAGAGTTCGCAAGAAGGGTAGGGACTTCAGCAAATCCAAAACCGGTTCTGTCCTTGCCTTCAAAGTCACCTTCAGAGA CTTCAATCCTCTTGATTCCTACATATGGTTTGAATTCTATGGATCGCCATCTGATCGCGACGTCGAGCTCTTTGGCAGT GTTATTCAGTCATGGTATGTTATGGGACGCTTGGGTGCCTTTAATTCTACTAATCTGCAG CTTGCAAATTCTTCCATGGAGTATAATCCCCTTTATGATGTGGATAAGGGTTTCAAAGTGATGCCATCTTCATTTCATGATATCAGTGACGTTGAGTTTCAGGATAACTGGGCTCGTGTTTG GGTAGACCTTGGTACAGCTGACTATTTTGCCATGGATGTGCTCCTCAACTGCTTGACCGTCTTGAGCTCAGA ATATCTAGGCATTCAACAGATAGTTTTTGGTGGGCATAGAATTGGTGATTGGGAAGAGGGGATGACCAACACAGATGATGGATATAAGTATTTCAAGATCTGA
- the LOC117631655 gene encoding katanin p80 WD40 repeat-containing subunit B1 homolog isoform X1, producing the protein MTTKRAYKLQEFVAHSSTVNCLKIGRKSSRVLVTGGEDHKVNLWAIGKPNAILSLSGHTSGIDSVSFDSSEVLVAAGAASGTIKLWDLEEAKIVRTLTGHRSNCISVDFHPFGEFFASGSLDTNLKIWDIRKKGCIHTYKGHTRGVNAIRFTPDGRWVVSGGEDNTVKLWDLTAGKLLHDFKCHEGQIQCIDFHPHEFLLATGSADRTVKFWDLETFELIGSSGPETTGVRSLTFSPDGRALLCGLHESLKVFSWEPIRCHDAVDVGWSRLSDLNVHEGKLLGCSYNQSCVGVWVVDISRIEPYAIGNASRLNGHTESKPLSGGNLSLLNENAAKSLGRLSVSQCSDSLVKETKSLGRLSVSQNSDPTKEPKVIASTGNVPGTPQRINLNSSPKTIAASSAAVPSATTLKRSSTKINSTANLPTFNKSDVIPVIVPRTSIRPELPAESRKEAGGSGRTLAFSLQSKATDFRKLSNSREEVDKPTVSSVSDSAASKATELSSAADKNGFSTVISSTQGIHTAERNTKDDRYFGPGKHETSSMLEATASYQHESYETRGHKVSRDAYSAEGQRGGRMRSLAVNWEKRDRYSNYEGPTPNSTLGTASAVNMPPSNAFKQRGYPTSTEKELVSASDEDAIADLMEKHDQFVGSMQSRSTKLQVVYRYWERNDVKGVIGAMEKMADHAVIADVVSIMTEKIDIVTLDICTCLLPLLNGLLESNMDRHLGISLEMLLKLVRVFGSVIYSTLSASSSVGVDIEAEQRLERCNNCFMELEKVKTCLSALTRRGGSIAKSAQELNLALQEVS; encoded by the exons ATGACTACTAAACGCGCTTACAAGCTAC AGGAATTCGTAGCACATTCTTCAACTGTGAATTGCCTTAAGATAGGCAGAAAATCTTCCAGAGTTCTTGTCACTGGCGGAGAAGATCACAAGGTCAATCTCTGGGCCATTGGGAAACCCAATGCCATACTG AGTTTGTCTGGACACACCAGTGGAATTGATTCGGTAAGCTTTGATTCTTCAGAGGTCTTAGTAGCTGCAGGAGCTGCAAGTGGCACAATTAAGCTTTGGGATCTAGAGGAGGCAAAGA TTGTTCGCACACTTACTGGTCACAGATCCAATTGTATATCTGTGGACTTCCATCCTTTTGGGGAGTTCTTTGCATCTGGCTCGCTGGACACAAATCTCAAAATATGGGATATCAGGAAGAAGGGGTGTATTCACACATACAAAGGCCATACTCGAGGAGTCAACGCTATCAGATTTACACCGGATGGCCGTTGGGTTGTTTCTGGTGGAGAGGACAACACTGTGAAG TTGTGGGATCTGACTGCTGGTAAGCTGCTGCATGATTTCAAGTGTCATGAGGGCCAGATTCAGTGCATAGATTTTCATCCCCACGAGTTTCTGCTAGCTACAG GTTCAGCTGATAGGACAGTCAAATTTTGGGACCTCGAAACCTTTGAGTTAATTGGCTCATCTGGACCTGAG ACAACTGGAGTGCGTTCTTTGACTTTTAGTCCTGATGGGAGAGCCCTACTCTGTGGATTGCATGAAAGTTTGAAG GTTTTCTCGTGGGAGCCAATAAGATGCCATGATGCCGTGGATGTTGGATGGTCTCGATTGTCAGATCTTAATGTTCATGAGGGAAAGCTGCTTGGATGCTCATACAATCAGAGTTGTGTTGGAGTGTGGGTTGTAGACATCTCG CGCATAGAACCGTATGCAATTGGTAATGCTAGCAGATTGAATGGGCACACAGAATCTAAACCATTATCTGGTGGGAATCTGTCATTACTCAATGAGAATGCTGCTAAAAGTTTGGGTCGGCTATCTGTTTCCCAATGTTCAGATTCTTTAGTGAAGGAAACAAAATCTCTTGGAAGGTTATCAGTTTCTCAAAATTCAGATCCCACTAAGGAGCCAAAAGTTATTGCAT CCACAGGAAATGTTCCTGGTACTCCTCAAAGGATCAATTTGAACTCCAGTCCAAAAACTATTGCGGCTAGTTCAGCAGCAGTTCCTAGTGCAACAACCCTGAAGAGGAGTTCTACTAAGATCAATTCAACAGCCAATCTTCCAACTTTTAACAAGTCTGATGTCATACCTGTAATTGTACCGAGAACTAGTATAAGACCAGAGTTGCCAGCTGAGTCCAGAAAAGAGGCCGGTGGTTCTGGGAGAACACTGGCATTTTCTTTGCAGTCAAAGGCAACTGATTTCCGGAAGTTGTCCAATAGCAGAGAAGAAGTGGATAAGCCAACTGTCTCTTCAGTGTCTGATTCCGCTGCTTCTAAGGCTACTGAATTAAGCAGTGCTGCAGATAagaatggtttctcaacagtTATAAGTTCAACCCAGGGAATACATACTGCTGAAAGGAACACAAAGGATGACAGATATTTTGGACCTGGGAAGCATGAGACAAGTTCAATGCTGGAGGCAACTGCGAGCTACCAGCATGAAAGTT ATGAAACTCGAGGGCACAAGGTGAGTAGAGATGCATACTCTGCTGAAGGTCAAAGAGGAG GAAGAATGCGCTCACTTGCTGTGAATTGGGAGAAAAGAGATAGATATTCTAACTACGAGGGACCTACGCCCAATAGTACCCTGGGAACAGCATCCGCGGTGAACATGCCCCCTTCGAATGCG TTTAAGCAGCGAGGTTATCCTACATCTACTGAAAAAGAATTGGTGTCTGCTAGTGATGAGGATGCTATTGCAGATCTCATGGAAAAACATGACCAATTTGTTGGCTCCATGCAATCTCGTTCAACCAAATTACAG GTAGTCTATAGATATTGGGAAAGGAATGATGTTAAGGGGGTCATTGGTGCAATGGAGAAGATGGCTGATCATGCT GTCATTGCGGATGTAGTTAGCATTATGacagaaaaaattgacattgTCACACTGGATATATGCACGTGTCTTCTGCCACTCCTCAATGGCCTTCTAGAAAGTAACATGGATAG GCATTTAGGCATTTCTTTGGAAATGCTGCTCAAGCTGGTTAGAGTATTTGGTTCTGTGATCTATTCAACATTATCCGCATCATCATCTGTTGGTGTTGATATTGAAGCCGAGCAAAG GCTGGAGCGTTGCAACAACTGTTTTATGGAGCTTGAAAAAGTCAAAACCTGTTTGTCTGCTCTTACCAG AAGAGGAGGATCAATTGCGAAGTCTGCACAAGAGTTGAATCTAGCTCTTCAGGAAGTTTCATGA
- the LOC117631655 gene encoding katanin p80 WD40 repeat-containing subunit B1 homolog isoform X3 → MTTKRAYKLQEFVAHSSTVNCLKIGRKSSRVLVTGGEDHKVNLWAIGKPNAILSLSGHTSGIDSVSFDSSEVLVAAGAASGTIKLWDLEEAKIVRTLTGHRSNCISVDFHPFGEFFASGSLDTNLKIWDIRKKGCIHTYKGHTRGVNAIRFTPDGRWVVSGGEDNTVKLWDLTAGKLLHDFKCHEGQIQCIDFHPHEFLLATGSADRTVKFWDLETFELIGSSGPETTGVRSLTFSPDGRALLCGLHESLKVFSWEPIRCHDAVDVGWSRLSDLNVHEGKLLGCSYNQSCVGVWVVDISRIEPYAIGNASRLNGHTESKPLSGGNLSLLNENAAKSLGRLSVSQCSDSLVKETKSLGRLSVSQNSDPTKEPKVIASTGNVPGTPQRINLNSSPKTIAASSAAVPSATTLKRSSTKINSTANLPTFNKSDVIPVIVPRTSIRPELPAESRKEAGGSGRTLAFSLQSKATDFRKLSNSREEVDKPTVSSVSDSAASKATELSSAADKNGFSTVISSTQGIHTAERNTKDDRYFGPGKHETSSMLEATASYQHESYETRGHKVSRDAYSAEGQRGGRMRSLAVNWEKRDRYSNYEGPTPNSTLGTASAVNMPPSNAFKQRGYPTSTEKELVSASDEDAIADLMEKHDQFVGSMQSRSTKLQVVYRYWERNDVKGVIGAMEKMADHAVIADVVSIMTEKIDIVTLDICTCLLPLLNGLLESNMDRLNETCDMPCEQSCY, encoded by the exons ATGACTACTAAACGCGCTTACAAGCTAC AGGAATTCGTAGCACATTCTTCAACTGTGAATTGCCTTAAGATAGGCAGAAAATCTTCCAGAGTTCTTGTCACTGGCGGAGAAGATCACAAGGTCAATCTCTGGGCCATTGGGAAACCCAATGCCATACTG AGTTTGTCTGGACACACCAGTGGAATTGATTCGGTAAGCTTTGATTCTTCAGAGGTCTTAGTAGCTGCAGGAGCTGCAAGTGGCACAATTAAGCTTTGGGATCTAGAGGAGGCAAAGA TTGTTCGCACACTTACTGGTCACAGATCCAATTGTATATCTGTGGACTTCCATCCTTTTGGGGAGTTCTTTGCATCTGGCTCGCTGGACACAAATCTCAAAATATGGGATATCAGGAAGAAGGGGTGTATTCACACATACAAAGGCCATACTCGAGGAGTCAACGCTATCAGATTTACACCGGATGGCCGTTGGGTTGTTTCTGGTGGAGAGGACAACACTGTGAAG TTGTGGGATCTGACTGCTGGTAAGCTGCTGCATGATTTCAAGTGTCATGAGGGCCAGATTCAGTGCATAGATTTTCATCCCCACGAGTTTCTGCTAGCTACAG GTTCAGCTGATAGGACAGTCAAATTTTGGGACCTCGAAACCTTTGAGTTAATTGGCTCATCTGGACCTGAG ACAACTGGAGTGCGTTCTTTGACTTTTAGTCCTGATGGGAGAGCCCTACTCTGTGGATTGCATGAAAGTTTGAAG GTTTTCTCGTGGGAGCCAATAAGATGCCATGATGCCGTGGATGTTGGATGGTCTCGATTGTCAGATCTTAATGTTCATGAGGGAAAGCTGCTTGGATGCTCATACAATCAGAGTTGTGTTGGAGTGTGGGTTGTAGACATCTCG CGCATAGAACCGTATGCAATTGGTAATGCTAGCAGATTGAATGGGCACACAGAATCTAAACCATTATCTGGTGGGAATCTGTCATTACTCAATGAGAATGCTGCTAAAAGTTTGGGTCGGCTATCTGTTTCCCAATGTTCAGATTCTTTAGTGAAGGAAACAAAATCTCTTGGAAGGTTATCAGTTTCTCAAAATTCAGATCCCACTAAGGAGCCAAAAGTTATTGCAT CCACAGGAAATGTTCCTGGTACTCCTCAAAGGATCAATTTGAACTCCAGTCCAAAAACTATTGCGGCTAGTTCAGCAGCAGTTCCTAGTGCAACAACCCTGAAGAGGAGTTCTACTAAGATCAATTCAACAGCCAATCTTCCAACTTTTAACAAGTCTGATGTCATACCTGTAATTGTACCGAGAACTAGTATAAGACCAGAGTTGCCAGCTGAGTCCAGAAAAGAGGCCGGTGGTTCTGGGAGAACACTGGCATTTTCTTTGCAGTCAAAGGCAACTGATTTCCGGAAGTTGTCCAATAGCAGAGAAGAAGTGGATAAGCCAACTGTCTCTTCAGTGTCTGATTCCGCTGCTTCTAAGGCTACTGAATTAAGCAGTGCTGCAGATAagaatggtttctcaacagtTATAAGTTCAACCCAGGGAATACATACTGCTGAAAGGAACACAAAGGATGACAGATATTTTGGACCTGGGAAGCATGAGACAAGTTCAATGCTGGAGGCAACTGCGAGCTACCAGCATGAAAGTT ATGAAACTCGAGGGCACAAGGTGAGTAGAGATGCATACTCTGCTGAAGGTCAAAGAGGAG GAAGAATGCGCTCACTTGCTGTGAATTGGGAGAAAAGAGATAGATATTCTAACTACGAGGGACCTACGCCCAATAGTACCCTGGGAACAGCATCCGCGGTGAACATGCCCCCTTCGAATGCG TTTAAGCAGCGAGGTTATCCTACATCTACTGAAAAAGAATTGGTGTCTGCTAGTGATGAGGATGCTATTGCAGATCTCATGGAAAAACATGACCAATTTGTTGGCTCCATGCAATCTCGTTCAACCAAATTACAG GTAGTCTATAGATATTGGGAAAGGAATGATGTTAAGGGGGTCATTGGTGCAATGGAGAAGATGGCTGATCATGCT GTCATTGCGGATGTAGTTAGCATTATGacagaaaaaattgacattgTCACACTGGATATATGCACGTGTCTTCTGCCACTCCTCAATGGCCTTCTAGAAAGTAACATGGATAG GTTGAATGAAACTTGTGACATGCCATGTGAGCAATCGTGTTACTAG
- the LOC117631655 gene encoding katanin p80 WD40 repeat-containing subunit B1 homolog isoform X4, whose amino-acid sequence MTTKRAYKLQEFVAHSSTVNCLKIGRKSSRVLVTGGEDHKVNLWAIGKPNAILSLSGHTSGIDSVSFDSSEVLVAAGAASGTIKLWDLEEAKIVRTLTGHRSNCISVDFHPFGEFFASGSLDTNLKIWDIRKKGCIHTYKGHTRGVNAIRFTPDGRWVVSGGEDNTVKLWDLTAGKLLHDFKCHEGQIQCIDFHPHEFLLATGSADRTVKFWDLETFELIGSSGPETTGVRSLTFSPDGRALLCGLHESLKVFSWEPIRCHDAVDVGWSRLSDLNVHEGKLLGCSYNQSCVGVWVVDISRIEPYAIGNASRLNGHTESKPLSGGNLSLLNENAAKSLGRLSVSQCSDSLVKETKSLGRLSVSQNSDPTKEPKVIASTGNVPGTPQRINLNSSPKTIAASSAAVPSATTLKRSSTKINSTANLPTFNKSDVIPVIVPRTSIRPELPAESRKEAGGSGRTLAFSLQSKATDFRKLSNSREEVDKPTVSSVSDSAASKATELSSAADKNGFSTVISSTQGIHTAERNTKDDRYFGPGKHETSSMLEATASYQHESYETRGHKVSRDAYSAEGQRGGRMRSLAVNWEKRDRYSNYEGPTPNSTLGTASAVNMPPSNAFKQRGYPTSTEKELVSASDEDAIADLMEKHDQFVGSMQSRSTKLQVVYRYWERNDVKGVIGAMEKMADHAVIADVVSIMTEKIDIVTLDICTCLLPLLNGLLESNMDRQL is encoded by the exons ATGACTACTAAACGCGCTTACAAGCTAC AGGAATTCGTAGCACATTCTTCAACTGTGAATTGCCTTAAGATAGGCAGAAAATCTTCCAGAGTTCTTGTCACTGGCGGAGAAGATCACAAGGTCAATCTCTGGGCCATTGGGAAACCCAATGCCATACTG AGTTTGTCTGGACACACCAGTGGAATTGATTCGGTAAGCTTTGATTCTTCAGAGGTCTTAGTAGCTGCAGGAGCTGCAAGTGGCACAATTAAGCTTTGGGATCTAGAGGAGGCAAAGA TTGTTCGCACACTTACTGGTCACAGATCCAATTGTATATCTGTGGACTTCCATCCTTTTGGGGAGTTCTTTGCATCTGGCTCGCTGGACACAAATCTCAAAATATGGGATATCAGGAAGAAGGGGTGTATTCACACATACAAAGGCCATACTCGAGGAGTCAACGCTATCAGATTTACACCGGATGGCCGTTGGGTTGTTTCTGGTGGAGAGGACAACACTGTGAAG TTGTGGGATCTGACTGCTGGTAAGCTGCTGCATGATTTCAAGTGTCATGAGGGCCAGATTCAGTGCATAGATTTTCATCCCCACGAGTTTCTGCTAGCTACAG GTTCAGCTGATAGGACAGTCAAATTTTGGGACCTCGAAACCTTTGAGTTAATTGGCTCATCTGGACCTGAG ACAACTGGAGTGCGTTCTTTGACTTTTAGTCCTGATGGGAGAGCCCTACTCTGTGGATTGCATGAAAGTTTGAAG GTTTTCTCGTGGGAGCCAATAAGATGCCATGATGCCGTGGATGTTGGATGGTCTCGATTGTCAGATCTTAATGTTCATGAGGGAAAGCTGCTTGGATGCTCATACAATCAGAGTTGTGTTGGAGTGTGGGTTGTAGACATCTCG CGCATAGAACCGTATGCAATTGGTAATGCTAGCAGATTGAATGGGCACACAGAATCTAAACCATTATCTGGTGGGAATCTGTCATTACTCAATGAGAATGCTGCTAAAAGTTTGGGTCGGCTATCTGTTTCCCAATGTTCAGATTCTTTAGTGAAGGAAACAAAATCTCTTGGAAGGTTATCAGTTTCTCAAAATTCAGATCCCACTAAGGAGCCAAAAGTTATTGCAT CCACAGGAAATGTTCCTGGTACTCCTCAAAGGATCAATTTGAACTCCAGTCCAAAAACTATTGCGGCTAGTTCAGCAGCAGTTCCTAGTGCAACAACCCTGAAGAGGAGTTCTACTAAGATCAATTCAACAGCCAATCTTCCAACTTTTAACAAGTCTGATGTCATACCTGTAATTGTACCGAGAACTAGTATAAGACCAGAGTTGCCAGCTGAGTCCAGAAAAGAGGCCGGTGGTTCTGGGAGAACACTGGCATTTTCTTTGCAGTCAAAGGCAACTGATTTCCGGAAGTTGTCCAATAGCAGAGAAGAAGTGGATAAGCCAACTGTCTCTTCAGTGTCTGATTCCGCTGCTTCTAAGGCTACTGAATTAAGCAGTGCTGCAGATAagaatggtttctcaacagtTATAAGTTCAACCCAGGGAATACATACTGCTGAAAGGAACACAAAGGATGACAGATATTTTGGACCTGGGAAGCATGAGACAAGTTCAATGCTGGAGGCAACTGCGAGCTACCAGCATGAAAGTT ATGAAACTCGAGGGCACAAGGTGAGTAGAGATGCATACTCTGCTGAAGGTCAAAGAGGAG GAAGAATGCGCTCACTTGCTGTGAATTGGGAGAAAAGAGATAGATATTCTAACTACGAGGGACCTACGCCCAATAGTACCCTGGGAACAGCATCCGCGGTGAACATGCCCCCTTCGAATGCG TTTAAGCAGCGAGGTTATCCTACATCTACTGAAAAAGAATTGGTGTCTGCTAGTGATGAGGATGCTATTGCAGATCTCATGGAAAAACATGACCAATTTGTTGGCTCCATGCAATCTCGTTCAACCAAATTACAG GTAGTCTATAGATATTGGGAAAGGAATGATGTTAAGGGGGTCATTGGTGCAATGGAGAAGATGGCTGATCATGCT GTCATTGCGGATGTAGTTAGCATTATGacagaaaaaattgacattgTCACACTGGATATATGCACGTGTCTTCTGCCACTCCTCAATGGCCTTCTAGAAAGTAACATGGATAG GCAATTATAA
- the LOC117631655 gene encoding katanin p80 WD40 repeat-containing subunit B1 homolog isoform X2: MTTKRAYKLQEFVAHSSTVNCLKIGRKSSRVLVTGGEDHKVNLWAIGKPNAILSLSGHTSGIDSVSFDSSEVLVAAGAASGTIKLWDLEEAKIVRTLTGHRSNCISVDFHPFGEFFASGSLDTNLKIWDIRKKGCIHTYKGHTRGVNAIRFTPDGRWVVSGGEDNTVKLWDLTAGKLLHDFKCHEGQIQCIDFHPHEFLLATGSADRTVKFWDLETFELIGSSGPETTGVRSLTFSPDGRALLCGLHESLKVFSWEPIRCHDAVDVGWSRLSDLNVHEGKLLGCSYNQSCVGVWVVDISRIEPYAIGNASRLNGHTESKPLSGGNLSLLNENAAKSLGRLSVSQCSDSLVKETKSLGRLSVSQNSDPTKEPKVIASTGNVPGTPQRINLNSSPKTIAASSAAVPSATTLKRSSTKINSTANLPTFNKSDVIPVIVPRTSIRPELPAESRKEAGGSGRTLAFSLQSKATDFRKLSNSREEVDKPTVSSVSDSAASKATELSSAADKNGFSTVISSTQGIHTAERNTKDDRYFGPGKHETSSMLEATASYQHESYETRGHKVSRDAYSAEGQRGGRMRSLAVNWEKRDRYSNYEGPTPNSTLGTASAVNMPPSNAFKQRGYPTSTEKELVSASDEDAIADLMEKHDQFVGSMQSRSTKLQVVYRYWERNDVKGVIGAMEKMADHAVIADVVSIMTEKIDIVTLDICTCLLPLLNGLLESNMDRHLGISLEMLLKLVRVFGSVIYSTLSASSSVGVDIEAEQRLERCNNCFMELEKVKTCLSALTRGGSIAKSAQELNLALQEVS, from the exons ATGACTACTAAACGCGCTTACAAGCTAC AGGAATTCGTAGCACATTCTTCAACTGTGAATTGCCTTAAGATAGGCAGAAAATCTTCCAGAGTTCTTGTCACTGGCGGAGAAGATCACAAGGTCAATCTCTGGGCCATTGGGAAACCCAATGCCATACTG AGTTTGTCTGGACACACCAGTGGAATTGATTCGGTAAGCTTTGATTCTTCAGAGGTCTTAGTAGCTGCAGGAGCTGCAAGTGGCACAATTAAGCTTTGGGATCTAGAGGAGGCAAAGA TTGTTCGCACACTTACTGGTCACAGATCCAATTGTATATCTGTGGACTTCCATCCTTTTGGGGAGTTCTTTGCATCTGGCTCGCTGGACACAAATCTCAAAATATGGGATATCAGGAAGAAGGGGTGTATTCACACATACAAAGGCCATACTCGAGGAGTCAACGCTATCAGATTTACACCGGATGGCCGTTGGGTTGTTTCTGGTGGAGAGGACAACACTGTGAAG TTGTGGGATCTGACTGCTGGTAAGCTGCTGCATGATTTCAAGTGTCATGAGGGCCAGATTCAGTGCATAGATTTTCATCCCCACGAGTTTCTGCTAGCTACAG GTTCAGCTGATAGGACAGTCAAATTTTGGGACCTCGAAACCTTTGAGTTAATTGGCTCATCTGGACCTGAG ACAACTGGAGTGCGTTCTTTGACTTTTAGTCCTGATGGGAGAGCCCTACTCTGTGGATTGCATGAAAGTTTGAAG GTTTTCTCGTGGGAGCCAATAAGATGCCATGATGCCGTGGATGTTGGATGGTCTCGATTGTCAGATCTTAATGTTCATGAGGGAAAGCTGCTTGGATGCTCATACAATCAGAGTTGTGTTGGAGTGTGGGTTGTAGACATCTCG CGCATAGAACCGTATGCAATTGGTAATGCTAGCAGATTGAATGGGCACACAGAATCTAAACCATTATCTGGTGGGAATCTGTCATTACTCAATGAGAATGCTGCTAAAAGTTTGGGTCGGCTATCTGTTTCCCAATGTTCAGATTCTTTAGTGAAGGAAACAAAATCTCTTGGAAGGTTATCAGTTTCTCAAAATTCAGATCCCACTAAGGAGCCAAAAGTTATTGCAT CCACAGGAAATGTTCCTGGTACTCCTCAAAGGATCAATTTGAACTCCAGTCCAAAAACTATTGCGGCTAGTTCAGCAGCAGTTCCTAGTGCAACAACCCTGAAGAGGAGTTCTACTAAGATCAATTCAACAGCCAATCTTCCAACTTTTAACAAGTCTGATGTCATACCTGTAATTGTACCGAGAACTAGTATAAGACCAGAGTTGCCAGCTGAGTCCAGAAAAGAGGCCGGTGGTTCTGGGAGAACACTGGCATTTTCTTTGCAGTCAAAGGCAACTGATTTCCGGAAGTTGTCCAATAGCAGAGAAGAAGTGGATAAGCCAACTGTCTCTTCAGTGTCTGATTCCGCTGCTTCTAAGGCTACTGAATTAAGCAGTGCTGCAGATAagaatggtttctcaacagtTATAAGTTCAACCCAGGGAATACATACTGCTGAAAGGAACACAAAGGATGACAGATATTTTGGACCTGGGAAGCATGAGACAAGTTCAATGCTGGAGGCAACTGCGAGCTACCAGCATGAAAGTT ATGAAACTCGAGGGCACAAGGTGAGTAGAGATGCATACTCTGCTGAAGGTCAAAGAGGAG GAAGAATGCGCTCACTTGCTGTGAATTGGGAGAAAAGAGATAGATATTCTAACTACGAGGGACCTACGCCCAATAGTACCCTGGGAACAGCATCCGCGGTGAACATGCCCCCTTCGAATGCG TTTAAGCAGCGAGGTTATCCTACATCTACTGAAAAAGAATTGGTGTCTGCTAGTGATGAGGATGCTATTGCAGATCTCATGGAAAAACATGACCAATTTGTTGGCTCCATGCAATCTCGTTCAACCAAATTACAG GTAGTCTATAGATATTGGGAAAGGAATGATGTTAAGGGGGTCATTGGTGCAATGGAGAAGATGGCTGATCATGCT GTCATTGCGGATGTAGTTAGCATTATGacagaaaaaattgacattgTCACACTGGATATATGCACGTGTCTTCTGCCACTCCTCAATGGCCTTCTAGAAAGTAACATGGATAG GCATTTAGGCATTTCTTTGGAAATGCTGCTCAAGCTGGTTAGAGTATTTGGTTCTGTGATCTATTCAACATTATCCGCATCATCATCTGTTGGTGTTGATATTGAAGCCGAGCAAAG GCTGGAGCGTTGCAACAACTGTTTTATGGAGCTTGAAAAAGTCAAAACCTGTTTGTCTGCTCTTACCAG AGGAGGATCAATTGCGAAGTCTGCACAAGAGTTGAATCTAGCTCTTCAGGAAGTTTCATGA